In Uranotaenia lowii strain MFRU-FL chromosome 2, ASM2978415v1, whole genome shotgun sequence, one genomic interval encodes:
- the LOC129744341 gene encoding uncharacterized protein LOC129744341, with amino-acid sequence MSSNKAISFAIFVCLAFFLLFKRLDARPLEFEASIVQNVTQNLQKLDASINDNIIRKDFYILEYPEEIIAEEVDAFMQKMEQRRQFELDRYIARLFSEFKKREQDGTLDVARV; translated from the exons ATGTCTTCAAACAAGGCGATTTCTTTTGCAATTTTCGTTTGTCTAGCCTTTTTCTTACTTTTCAAACGGTTGGACGCAAGACCTCTAGAGTTTGAAGCCTCGATCGTACAGAACGttacacaaaatttgcaaaaattagaTG cTTCTATTAATGACAACATAATCAGGAAGGATTTCTACATCCTGGAATACCCGGAGGAAATTATTGCTGAAGAAGTGGATGCGTTCATGCAGAAGATGGAACAGAGACGCCAGTTTGAGCTGGATCGTTACATTGCGCGCTTGTTTTCCGAATTCAAGAAACGTGAACAAGACGGAACACTGGATGTTGCACgtgtttaa
- the LOC129747450 gene encoding uncharacterized protein LOC129747450: MRLLLFLIFCESFRSSLAESKYNVTYADLDKCKQYETISGYNYQHFFKLDDMQNHDKDNNDTIVNLRLFVLAPKDAHILLSDIDNTSAEAQVYEIVIGAGANTFSEIRKQRKKNPLKTKTTKGILSAIDPMPLRIRITSEGLIEVTIEGQDLPLMSATDKSVIMVRFLSFSAWGSTQAKWFYDCPTDDDTINQIEDYDPTVSMTPREKLIYNFQMNASSEAPNVHTPIRMQKLVITRIAYNAWKDSFETRMFLELTWTDNRTTWDPREHGNVTKIIGYQYLWWYPTIVAKDESETTTYDMSGMDHMTVSYDGFFQLVSREISVDTFCPLRESADWPYETNDCDLVMSTDLSVTPLDFNMSSVSFHPNVMQSDWLVQEITRHDNINHEELFLLNDGSPREEIILRFHLKRNNEFYSTVLYAPYLMSNVMILVSFWLEGTFRVFATSLGMILLIAAFLQISVFVPPTMNPRIYTFFRCTLYFSWVCIVLFIMDKWLKAYGPKLAPDSWLARIISQPHLRVVLRIDSSNYGSLHGKNLDWSDFAKILDRIVFLAMTIVFLVSCFKKM, from the exons ATGCGGTTGCTGCTATTTCTGATATTTTGTGAATCTTTTCGGTCGAGTTTGGCCGAAAGCAAATACAACGTTACCTACGCAG ATCTGGACAAATGCAAACAGTACGAAACCATCAGCGGATACAACTATCAGCACTTCTTCAAGCTGGATGATATGCAGAATCACGACAAGGACAACAACGACACGATCGTCAATCTGCGGCTGTTTGTGCTGGCGCCCAAAGATGCCCACATCCTGTTATCGGATATCGACAATACGTCAGCTGAGGCGCAAGTCTACGAGATAG TTATCGGCGCCGGGGCAAATACTTTCAGCGAGATAAGAAAGCAGCGCAAGAAGAATCCGCTCAAGACGAAAACGACCAAGGGCATCCTATCGGCAATTGATCCGATGCCGCTCAGGATTCGCATAACAAGTGAGGGACTGATTGAGGTGACGATCGAGGGACAGGATCTGCCGCTGATGTCCGCCACCGATAAAAGCGTCATCATGGTGCGATTCCTGAGCTTTAGCGCCTGGGGATCTACTCAGGCCAAGTGGTTCTACGATTGTCCGACCGATGACGACACGA TTAATCAAATCGAAGACTACGACCCGACGGTCTCGATGACTCCTCGCGAGAAGCTGATCTACAACTTCCAGATGAACGCCTCGTCCGAGGCACCGAACGTGCACACACCGATTCGGATGCAGAAACTGGTGATCACCCGTATTGCCTACAACGCCTGGAAGGATTCCTTCGAAACGCGCATGTTCCTGGAGCTGACCTGGACCGACAACCGGACAACCTGGGACCCACGAGAGCACGGAAACGTAACGAAAATCATCGGCTACCAGTACCTGTGGTGGTATCCGACGATCGTGGCCAAGGA TGAATCCGAGACAACTACTTACGATATGAGCGGGATGGACCATATGACAGTTTCGTACGATGGGTTCTTCCAACTGGTGTCTCGGGAAATATCGGTAGATACTTTCTGTCCTCTGAGAGAATCTGCCGATTGGCCTTACGAAACCAATGattgtgatttggtgatgagcACAGATCTGTCTGTAACACCGTTAGATTTCAATATGTCTTCTGTG AGCTTCCATCCTAACGTTATGCAATCGGATTGGCTGGTGCAAGAAATCACGAGACATGATAACATAAATCATGAAGAACTTTTCCTGCTGAACGACGGTAGTCCGAGGGAGGAAATCATCTTGAGATTTCACCTTAAACGGAACAATGAATTCTACAGTACCGTACTTTATGCTCCGTATTTAA TGTCCAACGTGATGATTTTAGTTTCCTTCTGGTTGGAGGGAACCTTTCGAGTGTTCGCTACTTCCTTGGGGATGATTCTACTGATTGCAGCTTTTCTCCAGATTTCCGTGTTTGTCCCACCGACGATGAATCCGAGGATTT ATACCTTTTTCCGGTGCACATTGTACTTCTCCTGGGTCTGCATAGTTCTGTTCATCATGGACAAGTGGCTTAAGGCATACGGGCCCAAACTGGCGCCCGATTCCTGGCTGGCTCGAATCATCAGTCAGCCTCACCTGCGAGTCGTCCTTCGAATAGATAGTTCG AATTACGGATCCTTGCATGGAAAGAATCTGGATTGGAGTGATTTCGCCAAGATACTGGACCGAATCGTGTTCCTAGCTATGACAATTGTGTtccttgtttcttgtttcaagAAGATGTGA
- the LOC129743131 gene encoding transmembrane protease serine 9-like: MKVGNGPAAIGWTRPNNVIAYQCGGTLITLNYVMTAAHCTSDSTNAAPDTVRLGDIDLVGMANDRNAQQIKIRNIARHPDFMITMAYNDIALLQLAQSAQPTQFVCTACLWPTANTFSQLTLLGFGSTVPIGPISPILLKGTIPTVDSTTCANALLPARKLPQGILNTQICAGGSTIDGCPGDSGGPFLTQSADNDKLIPFVVGIASVGTSCGSRSIGVYTRIASFVGWIQSVTGADFNQLRCARNPTCRAFFPDFQSPARVQSTSPVCRAALVNNFQYTGCGATLIDYRHLLTAAQCVWGPKKPNRVYLHGHVLNIEKIFVHPRFSKRTLDHDLALIQVDKFLNLNPYDGRRIRPACLWTNSSLDSEDVFVAAVDPSDESYQTMIIYSNLTDGGSSCKANQICSHNEVHIVPGTCRYEVGGHTSNYAFVPTQDFVPYIYGVNSVGSDCGGDTGNFLATKVANDFDWIESVVLGKLSSSRPGVRNEGLQMLKNCLPEAGCVTRVNRPRLMISKCWFNQSSSVTEVRTKSPSRDTNVLRIVNRKCPGGNRRQKVSRLPKQSCYGR; the protein is encoded by the exons GCCGCCATCGGTTGGACTCGTCCGAACAACGTCATCGCGTACCAGTGCGGTGGAACGTTAATTACCCTCAACTACGTAATGACGGCAGCCCATTGCACTTCCGATTCCACAAATGCCGCTCCTGATACCGTAAGACTTGGCGATATCGACCTGGTGGGAATGGCCAACGATCGTAATGCTCAGCAGATCAAGATAAGAAACATCGCTAGGCACCCGGATTTCATGATTACGATGGCGTACAACGACATAGCGCTATTGCAGTTGGCTCAAAGTGCTCAACCTACGCAGTTTGTTTGTACTGCCTGCCTGTGGCCAACGGCTAATACGTTCTCTCAATTGACCTTACTAGGGTTCGGTTCGACTGTCCCAATCGGACCCATTAGTCCGATCCTGCTAAAAGGTACAATTCCAACGGTCGACTCAACGACCTGTGCGAATGCTTTGCTTCCTGCTCGAAAACTACCGCAAGGTATTCTCAACACCCAGATCTGTGCCGGAGGTTCAACGATCGATGGGTGTCCCGGTGATTCAGGAGGTCCATTCCTGACACAATCTGCCGACAACGATAAGTTGATACCGTTCGTAGTTGGGATTGCTTCGGTCGGAACCAGTTGCGGATCGAGATCTATAGGCGTCTACACCAGGATAGCATCTTTCGTAGGTTGGATTCAATCCGTAACGGGGGCAGATTTCAATCAGCTTAGATGTGCTCGAAATCCCACCTGTCGGGCATTCTTTCCGGACTTTCAAAGCCCAGCGCGGGTTCAATCGACCTCGCCGGTCTGCCGAGCTGCGCTCGTGAACAACTTCCAATACACTGGTTGCGGTGCGACCCTCATCGATTACCGACATCTTTTGACCGCTGCTCAGTGCGTTTGGGGTCCAAAGAAACCCAATCGAGTCTATCTTCACGGACATGTTCtcaatattgagaaaatttttgttcatcCTAGATTCTCAAAACGGACTCTAGATCATGATTTGGCCCTCATTCAGgtggataaatttttaaaccttaACCCATACGATGGTCGTCGTATTCGACCTGCTTGTTTATGGACGAATTCGTCCCTAGATAGCGAAGACGTATTCGTAGCTGCCGTTGACCCGAGCGATGAATCGTACCAAACGATGATAATCTACAGCAATCTTACCGATGGTGGTAGCTCCTGTAAAGCGAATCAAATCTGTTCCCACAATGAAGTCCACATTGTTCCTGGGACTTGTAGG TACGAGGTTGGTGGACACACCTCGAATTACGCCTTCGTTCCGACGCAGGACTTCGTTCCCTACATTTACGGCGTCAATTCGGTAGGCTCGGATTGTGGAGGAGATACTGGAAATTTCCTCGCTACAAAAGTGGCTAACGATTTCGATTGGATTGAATCGGTGGTGTTGGGTAAGCTGAGCAGCTCTAGACCTGGTGTGAGAAACGAAggtttacaaatgctgaaaaaCTGTCTACCGGAAGCAGGATGTGTTACGAGGGTCAATCGACCTAGGTTAATGATATCCAAGTGCTGGTTCAATCAGTCGAGTTCGGTTACCGAAGTGAGAACTAAAAGTCCTTCCAGAGATACGAATGTGTTGCGAATAGTTAACAGGAAATGTCCAGGAGGAAATAGGAGGCAGAAAGTGTCCCGCTTACCGAAACAGAGTTGTTATGGTCgatga